The following are encoded together in the Pseudothermotoga sp. genome:
- a CDS encoding phosphate acyltransferase — MPKIGLDVMGGDKAPVEIVEGAKLFIAERKCDLVLIGTKQALEKIESVERVEVDDFLPMDVKPTEVLRRKNSSMFVGLQLLKEKKIDAFVSAGNTGALFAGATFILGRINNVDRPALAVPVPSLKDFTILIDAGANVRVRAEHLLDFAIMGLAYAKILGKHQP; from the coding sequence ATGCCAAAGATAGGTCTCGACGTCATGGGAGGAGACAAGGCACCCGTTGAGATCGTTGAGGGTGCCAAGCTGTTCATCGCTGAAAGAAAGTGCGATCTGGTTCTGATCGGAACGAAACAAGCTTTGGAGAAGATAGAAAGCGTCGAAAGAGTGGAAGTGGACGACTTCCTCCCGATGGACGTCAAACCCACGGAAGTTCTGCGCAGAAAAAATTCCTCCATGTTCGTGGGTTTACAGCTTTTAAAAGAAAAGAAGATCGATGCCTTCGTGAGCGCCGGAAACACTGGCGCTCTTTTCGCTGGTGCGACGTTCATACTTGGAAGGATCAACAACGTGGACAGACCGGCGCTGGCCGTCCCCGTCCCATCGCTCAAAGATTTCACGATACTCATAGATGCAGGTGCGAACGTGCGCGTGAGGGCGGAACATTTGCTCGACTTCGCGATCATGGGGTTGGCGTACGCCAAGATTTTGGGAAAGCATCAGCCAA
- a CDS encoding MATE family efflux transporter, whose product MKYSLLKVSVEEKELKNISRNLLKLALPSMAENSLQMLFGMVDTAFLGHLSWQAMSGAGLANQLIFVFQVIIVASSVGVNVIVSNATGVGNRHKASSSLWNGIQLCLFWAFFLMFLSIFSERFLKIFGSVDETVLRYASQYLRTILLGMSSLSLMAVLGAALRGSGDTKTPMLATGIANLLNVFLDYAMIYGKFGFPRWEVFGAALATVISRFVGVIVMLLAILKNPYLNEDLKKAIKPELATLKDIVSVGLPAAGENFMFSAGLLVFASILLRSGPMAYAGHRIGINIESLSFMPGWGISVAVTTLAGQYNGRRDLDKVAAVAKQGFALAALIQVSAGVLIFLFPQPMIRLFTNQTEIVELAKIPVRLVGLFQIFLALESSMNGVLRATGNTTFSMIVLAFSMWAIRLPLAYVLVTKLKLGLLGAWLGMMSDMSFRSVLKLFFYLSGVWEKTALKVSSRVRHVSESDLS is encoded by the coding sequence GTGAAGTATTCTCTGTTGAAGGTTTCTGTGGAAGAAAAAGAGCTGAAAAACATCTCGAGGAACCTTTTGAAACTCGCGTTGCCTTCCATGGCGGAAAACTCTCTGCAGATGCTCTTCGGCATGGTCGATACCGCCTTTCTGGGTCATCTTTCTTGGCAGGCCATGAGCGGGGCTGGACTGGCGAACCAGCTGATCTTCGTTTTCCAAGTCATCATCGTGGCTTCTTCCGTGGGTGTCAACGTGATCGTTTCGAACGCCACGGGTGTGGGAAACAGGCACAAAGCGAGTAGCTCGCTTTGGAATGGGATTCAACTGTGCTTGTTTTGGGCTTTCTTTTTGATGTTTCTATCGATCTTCTCTGAAAGATTTTTGAAGATCTTCGGTAGTGTGGATGAGACCGTTCTTCGGTACGCCTCACAGTATCTGAGAACCATCCTGCTCGGCATGTCGAGCCTATCTTTGATGGCCGTGTTGGGCGCAGCCTTGAGAGGTTCGGGAGATACGAAGACGCCCATGCTCGCAACTGGGATCGCGAACCTGCTCAACGTGTTTTTAGACTATGCGATGATATACGGTAAATTTGGATTTCCAAGGTGGGAAGTCTTCGGTGCCGCCTTAGCGACCGTCATCTCACGCTTCGTCGGTGTGATCGTGATGCTGCTGGCGATTTTGAAGAATCCCTATCTGAACGAGGATTTGAAGAAAGCCATCAAGCCTGAATTGGCCACCTTGAAAGACATAGTTTCGGTTGGACTTCCTGCAGCCGGTGAAAACTTCATGTTCTCTGCGGGTTTGTTGGTCTTTGCGAGCATACTGCTCAGATCTGGGCCGATGGCTTACGCTGGTCATAGGATAGGTATAAACATCGAATCTCTGTCCTTCATGCCAGGCTGGGGTATTTCGGTTGCGGTGACGACGCTCGCTGGTCAGTACAACGGCAGGAGAGATCTCGATAAGGTTGCAGCCGTGGCTAAACAGGGTTTCGCACTCGCCGCCCTGATCCAAGTCTCGGCCGGTGTGTTGATCTTTCTTTTTCCACAGCCCATGATAAGGTTGTTCACCAACCAAACGGAAATCGTTGAGCTCGCCAAGATACCTGTGCGTTTGGTTGGACTTTTTCAGATTTTTCTTGCCTTGGAATCGAGCATGAACGGGGTGCTCAGAGCGACTGGTAACACGACCTTCAGCATGATCGTTCTGGCCTTTTCCATGTGGGCCATAAGACTGCCTTTGGCCTACGTCCTCGTGACCAAGCTGAAGCTGGGTTTGTTGGGTGCTTGGCTCGGCATGATGAGCGATATGTCCTTCAGGAGTGTTTTGAAGCTCTTTTTCTATCTTTCTGGTGTTTGGGAAAAGACGGCACTGAAGGTTTCTTCGCGCGTCAGGCACGTGAGCGAGTCTGATCTTTCTTGA
- a CDS encoding AI-2E family transporter has product MRERNLAMYYTLIYATVLTFLWIIFKPFFQICLFSFILVMVIDAVASLLTRFFKLKRKKLATTMAMLLFFSILSWSSVEVVPKAFTQIADFYSLLAKVIREKAWQPYLTNQEGLLQLLNDLADSLVPYIDNLAGFILKWFAGTIPNFIVVTFFTILCGIYASFYAGSIFQFIPKLYPIRCRDIAEEFLNDLKISMRKFIGVLALNATIVGLGFGLLFTFLSSRYAPLIGLWAFITNFIPIVGVPIELIPILLFSITLGLDKLLWVFIFACAIHLFVFILFFEVTKSTMRVNPVLMIISIVLGGMIFGFAGVFIGAPMAAFATIFYRHFLQPRFESHEW; this is encoded by the coding sequence TTGAGAGAAAGAAACCTCGCCATGTATTACACCTTGATCTACGCAACGGTGTTGACTTTCCTTTGGATCATTTTCAAACCGTTCTTTCAGATATGTCTGTTCAGCTTCATCCTGGTGATGGTGATCGACGCCGTTGCGAGCTTGCTCACAAGGTTTTTCAAACTCAAGCGCAAAAAACTCGCCACCACAATGGCCATGTTGTTGTTTTTCTCCATCCTGAGTTGGAGCTCGGTGGAAGTGGTACCGAAGGCGTTCACGCAGATTGCAGATTTTTACAGTCTTTTGGCGAAGGTGATCCGTGAGAAAGCTTGGCAACCGTACCTTACGAACCAAGAAGGTTTACTCCAACTGCTCAACGATCTGGCCGATTCCCTCGTTCCATACATCGACAATCTGGCAGGATTCATCCTGAAATGGTTTGCAGGCACCATACCGAACTTCATAGTCGTCACATTCTTCACCATTCTGTGTGGGATCTACGCTTCTTTCTACGCCGGTTCGATATTCCAGTTCATTCCAAAACTCTATCCCATCAGGTGTAGGGACATCGCTGAAGAATTTTTGAACGATCTGAAAATCAGCATGAGAAAATTCATAGGGGTTTTGGCTCTGAACGCCACGATAGTCGGTTTGGGTTTCGGTCTGCTCTTCACCTTTCTCAGCAGTCGCTACGCACCGCTCATAGGGCTTTGGGCTTTCATCACGAACTTCATCCCCATCGTTGGAGTACCCATCGAACTCATACCGATCTTGCTGTTTTCGATCACGCTCGGACTGGACAAACTGCTGTGGGTGTTCATCTTCGCCTGTGCAATACATCTGTTCGTTTTCATACTGTTCTTCGAGGTCACGAAGAGCACGATGCGGGTCAATCCAGTTCTGATGATCATTTCGATCGTGCTCGGTGGTATGATCTTTGGTTTCGCTGGGGTTTTCATAGGTGCGCCCATGGCTGCGTTCGCCACGATATTCTACAGACATTTCTTGCAGCCAAGATTCGAAAGCCATGAATGGTAG
- a CDS encoding class I SAM-dependent methyltransferase, translating to MVYWFHAMGGYYSLKDQTLKLKVDIDANRVLVVNTGAEDVFTKFLSEKAVFVTVEEEFMKMADTKSIRLLMNPVKLTFAPESFDAAILFFTFFYLPKHEAIIENVNRVLKKWGKLFIWDVSIPKKMAHKSFFVVPLLIDTGQELIRTVHITKWRREQPVGLVKKITRERGFKVVKEEIYDQIFYLELLKIAPAKQHSL from the coding sequence TTGGTATACTGGTTTCATGCCATGGGTGGTTATTACAGTCTGAAAGATCAGACGTTGAAACTGAAAGTCGATATAGATGCCAACCGAGTGCTCGTGGTCAACACGGGGGCAGAGGATGTGTTCACCAAATTTTTGTCAGAGAAAGCCGTCTTCGTGACGGTAGAGGAAGAATTCATGAAGATGGCCGACACGAAATCCATCAGGTTACTCATGAACCCTGTGAAACTCACCTTCGCTCCAGAAAGTTTCGATGCTGCGATCTTGTTCTTCACGTTCTTCTACCTACCAAAACACGAAGCGATCATTGAAAACGTCAATCGCGTTCTGAAAAAGTGGGGAAAACTCTTCATCTGGGACGTTTCCATACCTAAAAAGATGGCACACAAAAGCTTCTTCGTAGTCCCACTCTTGATCGACACCGGCCAAGAGCTCATCAGAACGGTTCACATCACCAAATGGAGACGGGAACAACCGGTAGGTTTGGTGAAGAAAATAACCAGAGAAAGGGGATTCAAAGTCGTAAAAGAAGAAATCTACGATCAAATCTTCTACCTTGAACTTTTAAAGATCGCACCAGCGAAGCAACATTCGCTTTGA
- a CDS encoding DUF177 domain-containing protein: protein MSALDWTMSVEEVLLKRRIILRGVFESEYIDAPTARCRVVEPIQVKIVAVAARDGIAVGGYARTVIEHPCDRCLKPVLLKISGTVEALYKPISEMPTTEEEELKSLRNVLYYTSDRIDLTDRIIEAIVVEVPMKVLCSEECKGLCPHCGADLNEEKNHKCVKFDFDPRWKKLLLVKQDLTKEG from the coding sequence GTGAGTGCGTTGGACTGGACGATGAGTGTGGAAGAAGTTCTACTGAAACGAAGGATAATCTTGCGCGGTGTCTTCGAGTCAGAGTACATAGATGCTCCAACGGCACGTTGCAGAGTCGTCGAACCGATACAGGTCAAGATCGTCGCCGTCGCCGCCCGAGATGGCATAGCGGTCGGTGGGTACGCAAGAACGGTCATAGAACATCCGTGTGATAGATGTTTGAAACCAGTTTTGCTGAAAATCAGCGGGACCGTTGAGGCTCTCTACAAACCCATCAGCGAAATGCCCACGACGGAAGAAGAAGAGTTGAAGTCGCTCCGGAACGTGTTATACTACACTTCGGACCGGATAGATCTCACCGATAGGATAATCGAGGCCATCGTCGTGGAAGTGCCCATGAAGGTTCTGTGCAGTGAAGAATGCAAAGGATTGTGCCCACACTGTGGAGCGGACCTGAACGAAGAGAAAAACCACAAGTGTGTGAAGTTTGACTTCGATCCGAGGTGGAAAAAACTGCTCTTGGTGAAGCAGGATTTGACGAAGGAGGGCTGA
- the rpmF gene encoding 50S ribosomal protein L32 — MANPKHKRSRSRTHAKRAKTYRAISVPVSKCPNCGQPKLPHRVCLYCGYYNGRQILEVAE, encoded by the coding sequence GTGGCGAACCCGAAACATAAAAGATCGAGATCGAGAACCCATGCAAAGAGGGCAAAGACTTACAGGGCGATAAGCGTACCTGTATCCAAGTGTCCGAACTGTGGTCAACCCAAGTTGCCCCACAGAGTTTGCCTGTATTGTGGCTATTACAACGGTAGACAGATCTTGGAAGTAGCGGAGTGA
- a CDS encoding MFS transporter: MFSHFVTDFFVSFLNPLAPYFMQRFSVGVKGVALIITSISFFSSIFQIVFGMIASKLESLKRGLLLSMLLTIGSMGLVGFSPNLSVLILLFLIAYFGNSAFHPIGAVMARGTNPYFLSIFVAAGTLGTALGPVFITHFVSSYGFERIWISAVIFMIVLSFLYVKEPSRINKDRVQGEMNLKDNIRGLKRIIVLWFVVTVRTLIISLSNTYGPIMASKNGLPLVFGGLLLTLGVGLGVATTVIGTWMSNRYGNHITNLVSFTGMALGALILSHPKSAIQLIVGYLLVNGCGYLTMSTNVAHAQQLMPENAALASSTVMGFAWACGVALRYVVILPFGENISAQLLLLFAVSLAMVPISAMKIEKSHRHAHRGGEA, from the coding sequence ATATTTTCGCATTTCGTGACCGATTTCTTCGTATCTTTTCTCAATCCACTCGCTCCGTACTTCATGCAGAGGTTCAGCGTCGGTGTGAAGGGAGTGGCTTTGATAATAACTTCGATCAGCTTCTTCTCTTCTATATTTCAAATCGTTTTTGGAATGATCGCATCGAAATTGGAGAGCTTGAAGCGTGGACTTTTACTGAGCATGTTGCTCACGATAGGATCGATGGGCTTGGTCGGTTTCTCACCGAACCTCAGTGTGTTGATCTTGCTCTTTTTGATAGCTTACTTTGGCAATTCCGCTTTTCATCCCATAGGTGCCGTGATGGCCAGGGGCACCAATCCATACTTCCTTTCGATCTTCGTGGCCGCTGGGACGCTCGGCACTGCGCTCGGACCAGTTTTCATCACACACTTCGTCTCCAGCTACGGGTTCGAAAGGATCTGGATCAGTGCCGTCATCTTCATGATCGTTCTTTCATTCCTGTACGTCAAAGAACCGAGCAGGATCAACAAAGACAGGGTCCAAGGTGAAATGAATTTGAAGGACAACATCCGTGGTTTGAAGAGGATAATCGTGCTGTGGTTCGTCGTCACGGTGAGGACTCTGATCATATCACTCTCGAACACCTACGGTCCCATCATGGCGAGCAAGAACGGTCTACCTTTGGTGTTTGGAGGGTTGCTCCTCACCCTCGGGGTCGGACTGGGTGTCGCCACCACGGTCATAGGCACGTGGATGAGCAACAGATACGGCAACCACATCACGAACCTGGTGAGTTTCACGGGTATGGCGTTGGGTGCTCTGATCCTCTCCCACCCCAAGTCGGCCATCCAGTTGATAGTGGGCTATCTTTTGGTGAACGGCTGTGGCTATTTGACGATGTCGACCAACGTCGCACACGCCCAACAGTTGATGCCGGAGAACGCAGCCTTGGCTTCCTCTACGGTCATGGGGTTCGCGTGGGCCTGCGGTGTGGCTCTGAGGTACGTGGTGATACTGCCATTCGGTGAAAACATCTCGGCGCAACTTCTCTTGTTGTTCGCAGTCTCACTGGCCATGGTACCGATATCGGCGATGAAGATCGAAAAGAGTCATCGACACGCCCACAGGGGTGGTGAGGCTTGA
- a CDS encoding FliH/SctL family protein, with protein sequence MIIKKKQLFIDAPCIVGGRKETQPENERSFDPTEILQKAEKKAQEIVEEAKREAEKILMEAREKQQKVLQEIEIERQQIKKRSQEVSQRLNVLVSNFERQLEKKKQEISDQLIDALRILIEKLTFRYLDETDFSEKMKKLFSKLSELKRAKVFMSQQDAENFPEIVKQCEELGFDVVKSTTLKPGEVLVETDLGVLDGTKRAATMLVEKLIEEVFGSARTN encoded by the coding sequence ATGATCATAAAAAAGAAGCAGCTTTTCATAGATGCTCCTTGCATCGTAGGTGGACGGAAAGAAACTCAGCCAGAAAACGAACGTTCGTTCGATCCTACAGAAATTCTTCAGAAGGCCGAAAAAAAGGCGCAAGAGATCGTGGAAGAGGCGAAAAGGGAAGCTGAGAAGATCCTCATGGAAGCTAGAGAAAAACAGCAGAAGGTACTCCAAGAGATCGAGATTGAAAGGCAACAGATCAAAAAAAGATCGCAGGAAGTTTCACAGAGATTGAACGTGCTCGTGTCGAACTTCGAAAGGCAGTTGGAAAAGAAAAAACAAGAGATCTCCGATCAATTGATAGACGCGCTGAGGATCTTGATAGAGAAACTCACCTTCAGATACCTCGATGAAACTGACTTCTCTGAAAAGATGAAAAAGTTGTTCAGCAAACTTTCAGAACTCAAGCGTGCGAAAGTTTTCATGAGCCAGCAGGATGCGGAGAACTTTCCAGAGATCGTTAAACAGTGTGAGGAACTGGGCTTCGATGTGGTCAAATCGACAACTTTGAAGCCAGGCGAGGTACTCGTGGAAACGGACCTTGGTGTTCTGGATGGGACGAAGAGGGCTGCCACGATGTTGGTGGAAAAACTGATCGAGGAGGTCTTCGGATCTGCCAGAACCAACTGA
- the fliI gene encoding flagellar protein export ATPase FliI, which yields MLKRFKEKLQALDFPKYNGKITRIVGLTVESVGPDAFLGEVCEVDLDSKRALCEVVGFKDGRVLLMPLENISGAKHGTLVFGTGRLLDVAVGEDMLGRVLDGLGRPIDGKPLVTTKRYPLINQAPNPLRRTRISEPLPVGVRAIDGFITVGKGQRIGIFAGSGVGKSTLLGMIARNTVADVNVIALVGERGREVREFIEKDLGEGLKRSVVVVSTSDQPALLRVKALYTATSIAEFFRDLGYNVLLMVDSLTRWAMAQREIGLAIGEPPTARGYPPSVFAGLPSILERAGNSDKGSITGVYTVLVEADDFNEPISDTVRSIVDGHIMLSRRLAELNHYPAIDVLASISRLMIDVVSEEHLKASRTLRSLMAAYQEAKDLIDVGAYKIGSNPLIDKAIKMKGLIDGFLKQDISEKPTFEETVNNLVKLASM from the coding sequence CTGCTCAAAAGGTTCAAAGAGAAGCTCCAAGCTCTCGATTTTCCAAAGTACAACGGAAAGATCACCAGGATCGTTGGCTTGACCGTTGAATCGGTCGGGCCAGACGCTTTTCTGGGCGAAGTGTGTGAGGTGGATTTGGATTCCAAGAGGGCGCTCTGTGAGGTCGTCGGGTTCAAAGACGGCAGAGTGCTCTTGATGCCTTTGGAGAACATCTCTGGAGCGAAACACGGAACTTTAGTCTTCGGAACGGGAAGGTTGCTCGACGTCGCCGTCGGTGAGGACATGCTCGGCAGGGTGTTGGATGGACTGGGACGTCCCATCGATGGTAAGCCTTTAGTGACCACCAAAAGGTATCCTCTGATCAATCAAGCTCCAAATCCGCTGAGGAGAACACGCATCTCAGAACCATTGCCTGTGGGTGTGCGCGCGATCGATGGTTTCATCACGGTGGGTAAGGGCCAGAGGATAGGTATCTTCGCCGGTAGTGGCGTTGGAAAAAGTACTCTGCTCGGTATGATAGCCAGAAACACCGTTGCGGATGTGAACGTCATCGCTTTGGTGGGAGAACGCGGTAGGGAAGTCAGAGAGTTCATAGAGAAAGATTTGGGGGAAGGATTGAAAAGATCCGTGGTCGTCGTGTCCACATCCGACCAACCTGCACTGCTGAGGGTCAAGGCTCTGTACACCGCCACGAGCATCGCCGAGTTCTTCAGAGACCTCGGCTACAACGTTCTGCTGATGGTCGATTCACTCACACGCTGGGCGATGGCTCAAAGGGAGATAGGCCTTGCGATAGGTGAGCCTCCCACTGCGAGGGGATATCCACCCAGCGTCTTCGCTGGTTTGCCGAGCATCCTCGAAAGGGCCGGAAATTCGGACAAGGGAAGCATCACGGGTGTGTACACCGTCTTGGTCGAGGCGGACGATTTCAACGAGCCGATATCCGACACTGTGAGGAGCATCGTCGATGGCCACATCATGCTTTCGAGACGGCTCGCCGAACTCAACCACTACCCAGCCATAGACGTCTTGGCGAGCATCAGCAGGTTGATGATCGACGTGGTGAGCGAGGAACATTTGAAAGCGAGCAGAACGCTGAGGAGTTTGATGGCGGCTTACCAAGAGGCAAAAGATCTCATCGACGTGGGTGCTTACAAGATCGGTTCGAACCCGTTGATCGACAAAGCCATAAAAATGAAGGGATTGATAGATGGATTTTTGAAGCAGGACATCTCAGAAAAGCCCACCTTCGAAGAAACGGTGAACAATCTGGTGAAACTAGCGTCCATGTGA
- the fliF gene encoding flagellar basal-body MS-ring/collar protein FliF, producing MLTGVILLEFLRRVREFFTKLLDRWKSLPTASKILFGGTIASIIVVLLVMAIVLAAPGYVPLVSGLSEEQAGYIVQQLDAMGVKYKVEPGRILVSKKYNVYELRMRLASAGVLGPMTRGFEILDQQSLGATSFDRQVRYQIALQGELERSIMTITGVKSARVHLTLPKYTYYVRGEMAEPRASVLVVLEPGKDLSQNQIKGIMQLVAGAVEGLKLENVRVIDQYSRVLSDRVVTSTEMITAADRTELKINLESYYAKKVKQTLETVFGVGRVEVIPDVKLDWEKVERKITKFEPIGRQGGLIRSQEQESEKSINLPPTGGPVGTEANIPPTYPSLTPQGTSTYERTRTITNYELSSVVENLVQNKEGEIRSVSLSVIIDASSTVFNGFSEGEMNRWARIVSDLVEKGIGASSSEQSLSVSVAFLPFDKSFEEELKRSQMELLRRRRYITMMVGFTLLAGLAFLLVYLILLQIKRVKARKAIEARKLKIEEELKRMLEEQKVKEVPLSPEEKALQELKENLEKVYRQDPEEVASIIKLWLVERGT from the coding sequence ATGCTTACAGGAGTGATCCTTCTGGAGTTTCTCAGGAGGGTTAGGGAGTTTTTCACCAAACTCCTCGATAGGTGGAAAAGCCTGCCAACGGCGAGTAAGATCCTGTTCGGTGGAACGATCGCATCCATAATAGTCGTTCTCTTGGTCATGGCCATCGTACTCGCTGCACCCGGTTATGTGCCTTTGGTGAGTGGCTTGTCCGAAGAACAGGCCGGATACATCGTACAACAGCTCGACGCGATGGGTGTCAAGTACAAGGTGGAACCTGGAAGGATTTTGGTCTCCAAGAAGTACAACGTTTATGAACTGCGCATGAGACTCGCTTCGGCCGGTGTTTTGGGTCCCATGACCAGAGGCTTCGAAATACTCGATCAGCAGAGTTTGGGTGCCACGAGCTTCGACAGGCAGGTGCGCTACCAGATAGCTCTCCAAGGAGAGCTCGAAAGGAGCATCATGACGATCACTGGTGTGAAGAGCGCACGCGTGCATTTGACGCTTCCCAAGTACACGTACTACGTGAGGGGCGAGATGGCCGAACCTAGGGCGTCGGTGCTGGTGGTCTTGGAACCTGGAAAAGATCTGAGCCAAAATCAAATAAAGGGAATCATGCAACTGGTGGCGGGAGCCGTTGAGGGACTGAAGCTCGAAAACGTCCGTGTGATAGATCAGTATTCCCGTGTGTTGAGCGACAGGGTCGTCACATCCACGGAGATGATCACCGCGGCCGATAGAACGGAGCTGAAGATCAATCTCGAAAGTTACTACGCGAAGAAGGTCAAACAAACGCTCGAGACGGTCTTCGGAGTTGGAAGGGTCGAAGTGATACCGGATGTCAAGCTCGACTGGGAGAAGGTAGAGAGGAAGATCACCAAGTTCGAACCCATCGGTAGACAGGGCGGCTTGATCAGAAGCCAAGAGCAAGAGAGCGAAAAGAGTATCAACCTACCACCGACGGGTGGACCGGTCGGAACGGAAGCGAACATCCCACCGACTTATCCCAGTCTCACCCCACAAGGTACATCCACCTATGAGAGGACCAGGACGATCACGAACTATGAGCTCAGCTCCGTGGTGGAGAACCTGGTGCAGAACAAGGAAGGCGAGATCAGATCCGTATCGCTTTCTGTGATCATCGATGCTTCATCCACGGTTTTCAACGGTTTCAGCGAGGGTGAGATGAACAGATGGGCGAGGATCGTTTCCGACCTCGTTGAAAAAGGTATCGGAGCGAGTTCCTCTGAACAGAGTCTGTCGGTTTCCGTCGCGTTCCTCCCGTTCGATAAGAGTTTCGAAGAAGAGCTCAAGCGAAGTCAAATGGAGCTTTTGCGGCGAAGAAGGTACATCACCATGATGGTGGGCTTCACGCTGTTGGCAGGTTTGGCGTTCTTGTTGGTGTATCTGATCTTACTGCAGATCAAACGTGTGAAAGCAAGAAAAGCGATCGAGGCGAGAAAGTTGAAGATAGAAGAAGAGTTGAAACGCATGCTTGAAGAGCAAAAGGTGAAAGAAGTTCCACTTTCCCCTGAGGAGAAAGCCTTGCAGGAGTTGAAGGAGAATCTAGAAAAGGTGTACAGGCAAGATCCAGAAGAAGTGGCGAGCATCATAAAACTGTGGCTCGTGGAGAGAGGGACATGA
- the fliG gene encoding flagellar motor switch protein FliG yields MPEKKQLTGKRKAAVLLVMLGPEKAASVLKHLDESDVEQLTIEIANIGKVTDEEKKQVLSEFQEIARAREIITQGGIEYAKEVLQKAFGPEKAMRIIERLVSNLQVKPFDFLRQADPLQLVNFLQSEHPQTVAVILSYLEPQLAGKILSALPEDLQVEVVKRIALLERTSPDVIRDIERNLERKLSGFVMQTFSQVGGVDTAAEIMNSIDRSSEKKIMEKLSYDSPELAEEIRRRMFVFEDLVKLDDRSVQIILREIETRDLALALKGASEEVKQKIFKNISKRAAQLLQDELEYMGPVRLKDVEEAQQKIINVVRRLEEAGEIIIARGGGEELIT; encoded by the coding sequence ATGCCAGAGAAAAAACAACTCACAGGCAAGAGGAAAGCTGCGGTCCTCTTGGTCATGCTAGGTCCCGAGAAGGCGGCCTCCGTTTTGAAACATTTGGATGAGTCGGATGTGGAACAACTCACGATAGAGATAGCGAACATCGGTAAGGTCACAGACGAAGAAAAAAAGCAAGTTTTGAGCGAATTTCAAGAGATAGCGCGTGCACGAGAGATAATCACTCAAGGTGGTATAGAGTACGCAAAAGAAGTTCTGCAGAAAGCCTTCGGCCCAGAGAAGGCCATGAGGATCATCGAGCGGTTGGTTTCGAACTTGCAAGTCAAGCCGTTCGATTTCTTGCGCCAAGCAGATCCTCTGCAACTTGTTAACTTTCTGCAGAGCGAACATCCTCAAACGGTTGCCGTGATACTGAGCTATCTTGAACCACAGCTTGCAGGTAAGATCCTATCGGCCCTGCCGGAAGATCTACAGGTGGAAGTAGTCAAGAGGATCGCTTTACTCGAACGCACTTCACCCGACGTGATAAGGGACATCGAGAGGAACCTTGAGCGTAAGCTTTCAGGCTTCGTGATGCAGACTTTCAGTCAAGTGGGTGGCGTCGACACCGCGGCGGAGATCATGAACAGTATAGACAGATCTTCAGAGAAGAAGATCATGGAGAAACTCTCGTACGATTCACCCGAGTTGGCCGAGGAGATAAGAAGAAGGATGTTCGTCTTCGAGGACCTTGTGAAACTCGACGACAGATCTGTACAGATAATCCTCAGAGAGATCGAAACCAGGGATTTGGCCCTCGCTCTGAAGGGAGCTTCGGAAGAAGTGAAGCAGAAGATCTTCAAGAACATCTCCAAGAGGGCGGCACAGTTGTTACAGGACGAACTTGAGTACATGGGTCCTGTACGGCTCAAAGACGTCGAGGAAGCCCAGCAGAAGATCATCAACGTTGTTAGGAGACTCGAAGAGGCTGGCGAGATCATCATCGCACGTGGTGGCGGTGAGGAGCTGATCACATGA